Proteins found in one Candidatus Hydrogenedentota bacterium genomic segment:
- a CDS encoding SDR family NAD(P)-dependent oxidoreductase yields the protein MNDLKRYGGWALITGASAGIGKAFAETIAAQGMNCVLTARRLGLLEELAQGLETRHHIACRCVKEDLAVPGAAQCLAETVADLEVGLLVNNAGFGYATRFESSDPNRITDMVTLNCLSPALLTRLLVPKMLERGKGAVIMVGSVLGVIPAPYQSVYGATKAFDIAFAEGLFGEYEKAGIDVIALCPSTTRTEFFVADGMSEARANTIMARADRPEDVAALALRYLGRRPRVGPWAYAGPAILARLLPRKSAIRIVRKFMEPYLKKDLE from the coding sequence ATGAACGATTTGAAACGGTACGGCGGATGGGCGCTGATCACGGGAGCATCCGCGGGCATCGGCAAAGCGTTCGCCGAAACCATCGCGGCGCAGGGCATGAACTGCGTTCTCACTGCACGCCGCCTGGGATTGCTCGAGGAGCTGGCTCAAGGCCTTGAAACCAGACACCACATCGCATGCCGTTGTGTAAAGGAAGACCTGGCGGTTCCCGGGGCGGCACAGTGCCTGGCGGAGACCGTGGCGGACCTCGAAGTCGGCCTGCTGGTCAATAATGCCGGATTTGGCTACGCCACGCGTTTCGAATCCAGCGACCCAAACCGCATCACGGACATGGTCACCCTGAACTGCCTCAGCCCGGCTCTTCTCACCCGCCTTCTGGTGCCGAAGATGCTGGAGCGCGGCAAAGGCGCGGTCATCATGGTCGGCTCGGTCCTGGGCGTTATACCCGCGCCTTACCAGTCCGTATACGGGGCGACCAAGGCCTTCGATATCGCTTTCGCGGAAGGCCTCTTCGGCGAATATGAAAAAGCGGGCATAGACGTTATCGCACTCTGCCCCTCGACTACGCGCACGGAGTTCTTCGTGGCGGACGGCATGTCGGAAGCCCGTGCCAATACGATCATGGCACGGGCGGACCGGCCCGAAGATGTCGCCGCGCTGGCCCTGCGGTATCTTGGACGCAGACCTCGCGTTGGCCCGTGGGCGTATGCGGGGCCCGCTATCCTGGCACGCTTGCTGCCGCGAAAGTCCGCCATACGCATCGTGCGCAAGTTCATGGAACCGTATTTGAAGAAAGATCTGGAATGA